Proteins encoded within one genomic window of Streptomyces kaniharaensis:
- a CDS encoding RDD family protein: MAQGYPQPQQPYYGQQPPQQQYGYGPNPYAQQPQPQPYPAQGYQQQPQPYPPQGYQQPYAQPEPPPCPEEAYAGRRFLAIVLDFFLALSAGFAAAVATDAAREAKPAVHAAGHAAQHGGGIGVVPFWVAFLGVGLLVSFLNQVVLARLTGFSVGKGILAMRVVRRKGVMRPNMWRLTRRWLIGFIILAVMFLDEDFDVSEGDVVGMRSVRWKHLQEYQQATGRLG, from the coding sequence ATGGCACAGGGCTATCCGCAGCCGCAGCAGCCGTACTACGGGCAGCAGCCGCCGCAGCAGCAGTACGGCTATGGTCCCAACCCGTACGCGCAGCAGCCTCAGCCGCAGCCGTACCCGGCGCAGGGGTACCAGCAGCAGCCGCAGCCGTACCCGCCGCAGGGCTACCAGCAGCCGTACGCGCAGCCCGAGCCGCCGCCGTGCCCCGAGGAGGCGTACGCCGGGCGGCGCTTCCTGGCGATCGTGCTCGACTTCTTCCTCGCCCTCAGCGCAGGCTTCGCCGCCGCCGTCGCCACCGACGCCGCGCGCGAGGCCAAGCCCGCCGTGCACGCGGCCGGCCACGCCGCCCAGCACGGCGGCGGCATCGGGGTGGTGCCGTTCTGGGTGGCGTTCCTGGGCGTCGGCCTGCTCGTCTCCTTCCTCAACCAGGTGGTGCTCGCCCGGCTCACCGGCTTCAGTGTGGGCAAGGGGATCCTGGCCATGCGGGTGGTGCGCCGCAAGGGCGTCATGCGCCCCAACATGTGGCGGCTGACGCGGCGTTGGCTGATCGGCTTCATCATCCTGGCGGTGATGTTCCTGGACGAGGACTTCGACGTGTCCGAGGGGGACGTCGTCGGCATGCGCTCGGTGCGCTGGAAGCACCTGCAGGAGTACCAGCAGGCCACCGGGCGGCTCGGCTAG